The following nucleotide sequence is from Callithrix jacchus isolate 240 chromosome 12, calJac240_pri, whole genome shotgun sequence.
ggtggttcatgcctataatcccagcactttgggagtccgaggcagacgatcacctgaggtcagtagttcgagatcagcctgaccaatatgatgaaaccccatctctactaaaactacaaaagttagttggcatggtggcatgtgcctgtaattccagatactcgggagactgagacaagagaatacttgaacctaggaggcagaggttgcagtgagccgagattgagacgttgcactccagcctgggcaacgagtgtaaaacatcatctcaaaaaaaaaaaaaaagattgtatagCTCAAATAgagaacttatttttttatttattttttgtttgtttgtttgtttagatgggtctcactctgtcacccaggctggaatgcagtggcgcgatctcggctcactgcaacctccgcctcttgggcttatgcaatcctctcacctcggcctcccaagtagctgggactacaggcacacaccagcaactccagctaactttttgtattcttagcagacatggggtttcaccacgttgcccaggctgaaacctTCATTTTTACAGACTCATAAATTTTAGTACTTAACTGCCAGGATttcttggaaatttttttaaaagatctctgGACGTCAACCAATGTTATTTCTCTGTGCTTTGTATATACAGTCAAATGTTATTGTCAAAGTcattaacagagaaaaaaagcaggcaaCTCCcacaaacagaaaagtaaaacacTGGAACACAAAGAGGGGAGAAAACCTAAGTACATGAAACCTGAGGTGAGCACACATTTAAACACCACACAGTCATTTACCTTCACTGAATTCATTTAGCAACTCTTCCTTGGTCCAATTACACGACGTTattaaaaaaaagccttttaCTTTCAACACCCTGGAGAGAGATTTCACATATTGCTTCCTCTTTTCAATTGCATTGTCAGGATTAAGGCTGATGGCATCAAAAGTCCCTTTGTCAATACAAATATGAAATCCAGACAGCTGTGTGGAAAGATTCAAAAAGTCTTCTACCTATATTAAAAGTCAATGTCTatgtgagaacacttaaaacaCAATCCTTACAGAATGTGACAACATGTAAAAGGTTATTAATAAAAGGACCCATTAATTATAATGacattttacatataataaacacattttcaacTTGATAGCTAACTTTTATGAGCTTCATTCCAAGATCACTAAAGCCAAGATAAGATAGACTGATATTTCCTGAACATTCCAAATCTCTACAAATCAAAGCCAGCCATATTCCCTAATAATACTAGCAGAGTACGGAGCTCACAAGTCTAGTTTATGAAAAATCTGTTTCTGTCAAAAAGCAGAATATCTGACACATTCTTAAAAATGACAATTTATTTGGAATTCAGGTCACTGGAAATAAgagtttttggagacagaaattttgctatgttgcccaggatagactTGAAAACCTGAGTtgagcaatcttcccatctcagcctcctaagcagatGTGGCCAAGTAGTCAGCTATGGGAAGATTTTTAGCTTATATTCCTATTTGGTGTAACCTAAAATAAACATGGTAAATCAAAAGTTCTTGGGCCTCGGCTggtccaagtgcagtggtgtttacaactctTCGATCATAATCAGCTACAGatctctctgttctttctctATTACCACTGCTTCGCTgaccagcctttaaaaaaaaagttgccgggtgcggtggctcacgcctgtaatccaagcactttggaggccaaggcgggcggattgcctgaggtcaggagttcaagaccagcctgaccaacatggtgaaaccccgtctttttttttttttttttaataaaaataaataaaaaataagttattggGTCTTAACTCAGCAGCTTACAAAATTACTAATGGATATAATAAATGGAATGGCATAAAGcttaagaaattaaataacttttttttttcttttttaaattttttttttttttttttttttttagaagacagggtttcaccacgttggtcaggctggtcttgaactcccaacctcaggtgatccgcccgccttggcctccaaagtgcttggattacaggcgtgagccaccgcacccggcccaagaaattaaacaactttttaaaCTGTAATTACTTAAGTTGGTACATTTCATGCTCTTTAGATGTTTAAAGTCATACATCAGCATCTCATTCACTGTCAATAACTTGATACATAATAAGCATCTGAAAGAGCAATCTGcctcaattttataaaatattcacaatttACCGATAAAAATTCTgaagttattttgaaaaaatgattTGGCAATTAGCTCACAATTACACAAATTTAATACAATAATTGTAGATCATCATGTTTAATCTAAAactcttaatgacttaaaaatgtatatattgtgttTATGTATATTGGAAGATGGGTCTTCTCCCTACCCGCATATCCAAAGTATTCATTATACCTGAAGCAAAATAATGACCATCACTCTGAAGCACTAACTTTGAAGAAGCTTCCTCATCCTAAATgcctatataaaaatattcacctattcaacaaatattttgtggACATCTATTGTCAGGTAGTTTTCAGACACTAGATATAATgagtaaacaaaatagaaaaggtcCCTGTATGAAAATATACCttatattggccaggcgtggcggctcatgcctgtaatcccagcactttgggaggctgagctgagcagatcacgaggtcaggagatcaagaccatcctagctacacagtgaaaccccacctctactaaaaatacaaaaaattagccaggcatggtggcacgcccctgtagttccagctacttaggaggctgaggcaggagaatcacttgaacccaggaggcagaggttacagttagccaagatcacgccatggcactccagcctgggcaacagagcaagactccatcccccaaaaaaatactttattgttaaaaaacaCTAACAAACTAGCAAACCATGATGTAAACCATGAGTAAGACATAATCTTTTCTCTGGCTGGAAGGCCTTGCCTCAATGACGATGACTgttgactgatcagggtggtggttgctgaaggctggggtggctgtgacaattttttaaaataagacaataatgaagtttgctgcattgattgactcttccttttatgAGATTTCTTTGGAGCACATGATATTGTTTGATAGCATTGTATACTCAGAACTTCCTTCAATTTGGGAGTCAATGCTCTCAAATCCTGTttctgctttatcaactaagtttatgaaatattcaaaatcctttttCAACAATATTCACCGTATCTTTACCAGtcgattccatctcaagaaaccactttttttGCTCGTCCACcgtaagaagcaactccttattTGATCAAGTTTTATCGTGAGACTGCAGCAACTCAGTTACACCTTCAGGTTCCACTTATAATTCTAGTCTGCTACTTCCACTACATTTGCAGTTAATTTCTCCACTTGAAATCTTCAACCTCTCTCCAAGTCATCCATTAGGGtgggaatcaacttcttccaaactcatgAGTGTTGATATACTGACCTCCTATGAATTACAAATGTTCTTCATGACATCTAGAATGGCGAAtcatttccagaaggttttcaatttactttgcccaaatCCATTAGTGAAATCACTATCTATGACAACTATAGCCCTatgaaatacatttcttaaataacaCATTTAAGACTGCAAAGTCAAAATTACTTATTGATCCATCATGGGCTACAGAACAGATGCTGTGTTAATAGGAATAAAAACAAGATTAATTTTCttatacatctccatcagagctcttgggtgaatTCATGCATTGTCAATGATCAGTACTACTTTGAGTCTTTTTCTTTTGGGCTAGTAGGTCTCAAAAacgggcttaaaatattcagtaaaccatactgtaaacagatgtgccATCATCCAGGCTTTGCTTTGTTCCATTTATATAGAGCTCATGCAGAGAAGATTTAGTGTAATTCTTAgtggccctaggattttcagaaagGTAAATgggcattggcttcaacttaaagtcatgaGCCACATTAGGCCCCTCTAACAAGAATGTCAGCCTCTCCTTTGAAGCATTAaagccaggcactgacttctcctctctagctatggaaCTCCTATATGACATCTTCCAACATAAGGCTGTGTCATCTCCATCGAAAATCTGTGTGTTGTTTAGCCAGCTTCACTGGTTAGTTCCTAGCTAACTTGCTActgcttctacatcagcacttagTGCTTTATCTTGCACTTTCACATCATGGAaatggcttcttttttctttttttttcttcttttgagatggagtctcattctgttgcccaggctagagtgcagtggcacaatcttcgctcatcgcaacctccacctcccaggttcaagcaatactcttgcctcagcctctaaagaagctaggattacaggcacctgccaacatgcccggctaactttttgtacttttagtaaagacagggtttcagcatgttgcccaggcagatgtcaaactcctgagctcaggtgatcctcctgccttggcctctcaaagtgctgtgattacaggtgtgagccaccatgcccagccaagatggcttcttttcttaaatctcATGAACTACTGctagcttcagacttttcttcttcttcacctctctcagccttcacagaactgaagagtCAGGGCCTTGCTGTGGATTACACTTTGGCTTAAGAGAATGCTGtgactggtttgatcttctacctggaccactaaaactttctccgtatcagcaataaggctgtttgaCTTTCTCattattcatgtgttcactgaaatatcacttttaatttccttaaagAAATTTAGTTTTACATTCACAACTTGACTAAATTTTGTAACAAGAGGCCTAGCTTCtggcctatctcagctttcaacatgccttcctcactaagcttaatcatttctagcttttgatttaaaagcTAGAATGATTTTTGAGAGATGTGTGACTCTACCTTTCAATTGAACACTTAAAGGCCACTGTATTGAAGGGGGGGCGGgttgttcattttttatgtttgtttttttctttttgttttttgagacgtagtctccctctgtcacccaggctggagtgcagtgacacaatcttagctcactgcaacctccacctcccaggttcaggtgatcctcgcaccttagcctctcaagtaggtaggactacaggtgcacaccaccacacctggctattttttgtatttttagtggagagaggtttcaccatgttggccaggctggtctcgaactcttgacctcaaagtgatctgcctacctcagcctcctagcgttgggattacaggcgttagccaccatgcccgtcccACTGTAGGGTTtttaactggcctaatttcaatattgccGGGTCCCAAGAAAGAAGGAGGCttgagggggagagagggaaatAGATAGGAGACCAGCCAGTAGGTAGAGCAGACAGAACATACAACATTTATCAATTCAGTTTACCATCTTATGTGGGCACAGTTCATAGTGCCCCAAAACAACTACAATAGTAATATCAAAGATCATTGACTAcaaatcaccataacagatataataataatgaaaagttctgggccaggcacagtggctcacacccataatctcagcaatttaggaggccgaggcaggcggatcacaaggtcaaaagatcaagaccatcctggccaacattgcgaaattccatctctactaaaaatacaaagaattatctggacgtggtggtgcacacctgtagtcccagctacctgggaggcttaggcaggtgaactgcttgaacccgggaggtggaggctgcagtcagccaagatcgcgccactgcactctagcctggtgacagaacaagactccatctcaaaaaaaaaaagttctgaaatattacaacaattaccaaaatatgacaaAAAGTGAGAACAATGCAATTGGAAAAATAGTGCCAATAGACGGGCTCAACAGGCTTGCCACAAACCTttgatttgtcaaaaaaaaaaaaaaatgccatttgggAAGCTATAAAAACAAGGCACGCCTGCCTATAACTCTAGAGCTCAGAAGAGAGGCCTGagctagaaaaataatttaggagtCATCATCTCACAGATCATAGAacacaaaataaactaaattatttttgatgaCATTATACTGCTTGATGCATTTAAAACTTATTGATCTGGCTAATCCATAGTTAAGTATTATATGTATTTGTAAACATCAGGAGCAGTAGTATATGAACAAAcatacagaagagaaagaaaaaataatttccccaaaccaactagattaaattttttttttttgagacggagtttcgctcttgttacccaggctggagtgcaatggtgcgatctcggctcactgcaacctccgccttctgggttcaggcaattctcctgcctcagcctcctgagtagctgggattataggcatgcgccaccatgcccagctaatttttttgtatttttagtagagacagggtttcaccatcttgaccaggatggtctcgatcttttgacctcgtaatccacccgcctcggcctcccaaagtgctgtgattacaggcttgagccaccatgcccggcctttagattaaatttttaatatggctacttaaaaatgtttcaatttgtattatttataattgaTCCCTAATTTACGTGAGTTTAAAACATGTCaaacaggtgcagtggctcactcctgtaatcccagcactttggcaggccaaggtgggtggatcacctgaggtcaggaattagagacaagcctggccaacatggaggaaccccgtctctactaaaaatacaaaaaaatcagccgggcgttgtggcggtcacctgtaatcccagctactcgggaggctgaggcaagagaattgcttaaacccgggagtcagaggtttcagtgagccgacattgtaccagggcactccagccagggacaGAGccggactctgtctcaaaaaataaataaataaaataaaaaataaaacgtcAACTATTATACTTTAGAAACATTTAActtctattataaatattatagtaATATAAATAATAGTTACCTTTAACTTAATGTTGGATAAACCTTCTTTTTCTGTAATAATTCCAGAAAGCTGAATTGCAGAAGGAGAGTAATCAATTCCAGTAATATTAGAGAAACCAAATTTTGCctagagagaaataattttatactttagTTGGTAAAAGCTTTAATATGATGTTTCACAGGACTGGGGAGTTATTTTTGTTGTAGAGAACATGACATATAATCCagtaattcataatttttaaattttattgtagaCTCTAAAAAATTGAAAGTTTATATACTGTGACAATGCCTttgttttcataatattttcttttctaaaaggaAATTCATGTTCtcaaaagtaatgaaaatatatgtataagcCCTTAGGCAGAAAAAGGTAACATTAACTTTTGATGCTGGTAATTTCCAATTACACATAAATTTGTCATAAATTTTACTAAACCCACTTAAGTTACATGAATAAAATCAATGCAAATGTATTAAgctatcaatttttaaattttcccttcAGTGTAATTATACATTATGCAATTCTCCACCAACCATGTGATTTTTAACCACCCTACATTTGTatattactttttcatttttctttgttttttttagtattcagaataatactttttcatttttaaaaatatttcatacattCCATTAGATCTTTACAAAAACCTGTGAGGTAGGGTGGGCAGCTATCAGTATCCCCAAGAAAGTTTCTTTAACTCACTGGACTTGAGAGTTCTGGTGTTTACTAACCTATCTCTAGGCTGTGTGAGTCTGTGGCAAAAGCATGGTGGCTTCTGGTCTTTACATACCTGCTAACAAGGCTGAACATTTTTAGACCAATGagactaaaaataatttcaaaggaaACATAGAAAACAAAGTAAGTTATAAAGTACAGTACAGCCTGAAATTCCCTTCCTGCTCTTCACCATTTACTAAATGGTTACTTCCTATAAAACTTAACTTACTGCCATATCTAAATCCACTAAGACCTACCAAGTCTTTTCAATGCTAAGTAACTGATTCCTAATCTAAACTCAAGGAAAAAGTATACCAATTATTTTCTATAGGCAGATTGctccctttattttgtttttaatctaaagATCTAATATCCTCTTTTTTGATGCCAACCTTCTACTCTTTTAGCTGTATCCCGCCTTATTCCTTGAGATCTTATTTTCTCCCCATTTCCCTTAACTCCTTCTCTGGGAGATCTAGAACCCAGGATGAGTCTATTAACGGATTCTTATCGGCTCCTTCTTCTCCCATGCCTGTTTATTCTTCTAGTACAACTAGAATCACATACAGATGTTTTAGGTTTCTAGAGTTATCAGTTGGGGCCTTAAACTATCTCCTCACATTCAATTTCTGGCACCCAAAAATGAGCAGACATTCAAGGAAACAACCAAAACCAAGGGGAGAAATTGACTTTAGAAACAGACCACACAGGAGACCcaaataaataatcagaaaaagactttttttttttttttgagacagagtttcgctcttgttacccaggctggagtgcaatggcgctatctcggctcactgcaacctccgcctcctgggttcaggcaattctcctgcctcagcctcctgagtagctgagattacaggcacgtgccaccatgcccagctaattttttgtatttttagtagagatggggtttcatgatgaccaggatggtctcgatctcttgacctcgtgatccacccacctcggcctcccaaagtgctgggattacaggcttgagccaccgcgcccagcccagaaaaagattttaaaacaggccgggcacagtggctcacgcctgtaatccaagcactttggaggccaaggcaggcagatcacctgacatcgggagttcaggaccagcctgaccaacatggtgaaaccccgtcttaaaaatacataaataaataagattttaaaacaactgaCAGGAATGACAATGACAAATGGGAGATTTCTAGCAGAGAACTGAAAACTACAACAAAGAAAcagggcctggagcagtggctcatgcctgtaaaggaaaagagaaaggcagtAATAcagacaaaaaattgaaaaaacaaaagttagaaatatctcaaatatgGCAAAAGACATAAGTTTAGAGATACAAAAAGTTCAATGAACACCAAATATGATAAGCCAAAGTAAACCAAGCAGCAGCACATCctaaacaaacagcaaaaaacacaaagaaaaaaagtcttaaaagcatccagaaaaataatgcatttattttttcaaccACAATTCAAATAACTACAGATTACtcatgagaaaacacagaagtcAGAAACAAGTGAcgtgacatttttaaaatactgaaagacCCAGCTAGCTcagaattctatattcaagccgggcgaggtggctcatgcctgtaatcccagcactttgggaggccgaggtgggcagatcatctgagatcaggagtttgatcagcccagccaacatggtaaaaccctgtcgctactaaaaatacaaaaaaaattagctggatgtggtggtgcactcctgtagtaccagctattgaagaggctgaggcaggagaatcgcttgaacccggtaggtagaggttgcagtgagccaagatcacatcacgccactgcactccagcctgggcaacagaccaagactctatctcaaaaaaaaaaaaaaaaaaaaaaaagatatacaggtggcaaataagcacatgaaaaggtgttcaacatcattactcattagagaaatgcaaattaaaaccgtAAGAAACTACTACAGTTAATATCAAAAACAGCCTACTACATGATGATAGAAGTCACAGcagtggtcaattttagaaaggaaaggagtgagagagggcataAGGAGGCTCCTATGGAACtggaaatgtcttattttttggTCAGGTTGGTAAATAACACAAGGAGTTCATTTTGTACCACTTGGGCTCAGCTTTCTACATAAACTACATTTCAATTAAGAAGTtcaggccaggcagagtggctcacacctgtaatctgagcactccagaaggctgaggcaggcagattacctgacatcaagagttcaacaccagctggccaacatggcagaatcccatctctactaaaaatacaaaaattagccaggcatggtggtgcacgactatagtcccagctactcaggaggctgaaacaggaggatcacttgaacccaggaggcagaggttgcagtgagccaagatggcaccactacactcaagcctgggtgacagagcaagactctgcctcaaaaaaaaaaaaaggaaagaaggccaggcgccgtggctcacgcctataatcccagcactttgggaggccgagacaggtggatcacaaggttaagagatcaagaccatcctggtcaacatggtgaaacccgtctctactaaaaatacaaaaattagctgggcatgatggtgcgcacctatagtcccagctacttgggaggatgaggcaggagaattgcttgaacccaggagacagaggttgcggtgagccaagatcatgccattgcactccagcctgggtaacaagagcgaaactccatctcaaaaaaaaaaaaggaaagaaaagaaaagcttaacTCAAAAAAGACTTCCCAAAAACGACCCCTTATCTAGGTGGTTTCACCAGTGAATTCTAcctaacatttaagaaagaaataacatcattcttaaaatttcaaagaaatagaatttcAACCAGCATAACCTAACACCAAAACTTGACAATCGCATCACAAGAAAATTACAGGACAGTCTCCATCAGGAGAGAGctgcaaaaatcctaaacaaaatattaaactcAATCTAGTGGCATATGTAAGTTTGGTTCGTTCCAGAAACACACTTAACACTTGAAAATGGGCCCAATGTAATTCATCAACATTAACAGACTATAAGAGAAAAATTACTTGATTATCTTGATAACaggaaaaacatttgacaaacaACAAGATTCATAAGAAACATAcacacagccaggtgtggtgttgtagacccataatctcagctacttgggaagccaaggcaatagaactgcttgagcccaagtgttCAAGGCTGTAGGGAGTTaggatcgtaccactgcactccagcctgggaaatagagggagactctgtctctacatttttttttttttttaaaaagaaagaaaccagctgggtgtggtggctcacgcctgtaatcctactactttgggaggccgaggcaggcagatcacctgagct
It contains:
- the EEF1AKMT2 gene encoding EEF1A lysine methyltransferase 2 isoform X6, yielding MLQCLILELEMVFSWLNLLAKFGFSNITGIDYSPSAIQLSGIITEKEGLSNIKLKVEDFLNLSTQLSGFHICIDKGTFDAISLNPDNAIEKRKQYVKSLSRVLKVKGFFLITSCNWTKEELLNEFSEGFELFEELPTPKFSFGGRSGNSVAALVFQKM